A section of the Paracoccaceae bacterium genome encodes:
- a CDS encoding MFS transporter, with product MRIVPLSEARQFTFWRRPFALLILMAVAMPLAFNVWSALLNNFVIEAAGFTGVEIGWLHTVREIPGFLAIGVIAIILFVREQVFGLIALAVLGLGTAVTAWFPTLGGLLTLTMISSLGFHYYETVNQSLQLQWLPKDRAPQMLGWIVAVGSGASLVSYGLLVVTWKAFDLSYNFVYMTSGGLCAAIAIYCMFAFPQFEAPHPQSKKMVLKRRYWLYYALQFMSGARRQIFIVFAAFMMVERFGFEVHEVTALFIANFIANMIFAPLMGRAVARFGERNALTFEYVGLILVFLSYGGIYYFGWGVVIAGGLYILDHLFFALAFALKTYFQKIADPEDIAPTAAVAFTFSHIAAVFLPALLGYLWIASPGGVFVLAAGMAGTSLVLALMIPRHPMKGNETIFARVLAPAE from the coding sequence ATGCGTATTGTTCCGCTGTCCGAGGCGCGCCAGTTCACGTTCTGGCGGCGCCCATTTGCCCTGCTGATTCTGATGGCGGTGGCGATGCCGCTGGCGTTCAATGTCTGGTCGGCGCTGCTCAATAACTTCGTGATCGAAGCGGCGGGTTTCACCGGCGTCGAAATCGGCTGGCTGCACACGGTGCGTGAGATTCCGGGCTTTCTGGCGATTGGGGTCATCGCGATTATTCTGTTCGTGCGCGAACAGGTCTTCGGTCTGATCGCGCTGGCGGTTCTGGGGCTTGGGACGGCGGTAACGGCCTGGTTTCCGACGCTTGGCGGGTTGCTGACGCTGACGATGATCAGCTCACTCGGGTTTCATTATTACGAGACGGTCAACCAGTCGCTGCAACTGCAATGGCTGCCCAAGGACCGCGCGCCGCAGATGCTGGGATGGATCGTCGCGGTGGGGTCGGGTGCGTCGCTGGTCAGCTATGGGTTGCTGGTGGTGACCTGGAAGGCTTTCGATCTGAGCTATAACTTCGTTTACATGACGTCCGGCGGGCTTTGCGCGGCCATCGCGATCTATTGCATGTTCGCCTTCCCCCAGTTCGAGGCCCCGCATCCGCAGTCCAAGAAGATGGTGCTGAAGCGGCGTTACTGGCTTTACTACGCGTTGCAGTTCATGTCCGGCGCGCGGCGTCAGATTTTCATCGTTTTCGCGGCCTTCATGATGGTCGAACGCTTCGGTTTTGAAGTGCACGAGGTGACGGCCCTGTTCATTGCGAATTTCATTGCCAACATGATATTCGCCCCGCTGATGGGCCGCGCCGTCGCCCGGTTCGGAGAACGCAACGCCCTGACGTTCGAATATGTCGGGCTGATCCTGGTGTTCCTGTCCTATGGCGGCATTTATTACTTCGGCTGGGGCGTGGTGATTGCGGGCGGGCTTTATATCCTCGACCATCTGTTTTTTGCGCTTGCCTTCGCGCTGAAAACCTATTTCCAGAAGATCGCCGACCCGGAAGATATCGCACCCACGGCTGCGGTCGCCTTCACGTTCAGCCATATTGCGGCGGTGTTCCTGCCGGCATTGCTGGGGTACTTGTGGATCGCCTCGCCCGGGGGGGTGTTTGTGCTGGCCGCTGGCATGGCGGGAACCTCGCTGGTGCTGGCGCTGATGATCCCGCGCCATCCGATGAAAGGCAATGAGACGATCTTTGCCCGCGTGCTTGCCCCGGCGGAGTAG
- a CDS encoding 5-formyltetrahydrofolate cyclo-ligase has product MVDLTTVKAAARQAAFARRKAAKGVADEGAALSHLADWLAPHRGAVLSGYMAIRTELDPLPVMAGWDGPVCVPVILGKGQPLAFHRWSAGCELVPGPFGATVPASGEALVPDVLIVPLLAFNCEGGRLGYGGGFYDRTLEGLRTRRTVRAVGLAFAAQEDPGLPLEPTDQPLDAIVTEAGVIPIG; this is encoded by the coding sequence ATGGTTGATCTGACCACGGTGAAGGCGGCGGCGCGGCAGGCGGCATTTGCGCGGCGCAAGGCGGCCAAGGGCGTCGCGGATGAGGGCGCGGCGCTGTCGCATCTGGCCGACTGGCTGGCCCCGCATCGCGGCGCGGTTCTGTCCGGTTACATGGCGATCCGGACCGAGCTTGATCCGCTTCCGGTCATGGCCGGATGGGACGGGCCGGTCTGTGTTCCGGTGATCCTTGGCAAAGGTCAGCCGCTGGCGTTTCACCGCTGGTCGGCAGGCTGCGAACTGGTGCCCGGACCGTTCGGTGCGACCGTGCCTGCCAGCGGGGAAGCGCTGGTGCCGGATGTGCTGATCGTGCCGCTGCTGGCGTTCAACTGCGAAGGTGGGCGCCTGGGTTATGGCGGCGGGTTTTATGACCGGACATTGGAGGGGTTGCGCACCCGCCGCACTGTGAGGGCAGTGGGCCTCGCCTTCGCCGCGCAGGAAGATCCGGGCTTGCCGCTGGAGCCGACGGATCAGCCATTGGACGCGATTGTGACCGAGGCGGGGGTGATCCCGATAGGCTAG
- the mgtE gene encoding magnesium transporter: MVDEAQTDQTAQDRDDAYALDEATVQAMRTAVEADNAAALIALVDHMHAADIADVLEQFDEATRQHAVALLGSEFDGDLLTELDEGIREDVIEVLSPEVLSDAVRDMESDDVVDLIEDLDAGQQEAILDVLETADRAAVELAMSWPENSAGRLMQREVVSAPEHWDVGQAIDHMRASDDLPEAFYHVVLVDPRFHPSGHVTLGKLMSSPRKVRLRDITEDGFRTIPADQDEEDVAYAFNQYHLISAPVVDADGRLAGVITIDDAMIVLDEEHEEDILRLAGVGDERLADRTLAIARRRFPWLFVNLVTAILASLVIAQFEATIAAIVALAVLMPIVASMGGNAGTQSMTVAVRALATRDLTRANALRVIRREVVAGLLNGLVFAVVMGVIGVIWFGTPMLGVVIGAAMVINLAVAGLAGVVVPLTLDRLGIDPALASGAFVTTVTDVVGFFAFLGLAAAWLI, from the coding sequence ATGGTGGACGAGGCTCAGACAGACCAGACCGCGCAGGACCGCGATGACGCCTATGCGCTGGATGAGGCAACCGTGCAGGCGATGCGCACAGCGGTCGAGGCGGATAACGCTGCCGCGCTGATCGCATTGGTCGATCATATGCACGCCGCCGACATCGCCGACGTGCTGGAACAGTTCGACGAAGCGACGCGCCAGCATGCAGTCGCCCTGCTGGGCAGTGAATTTGACGGTGACCTGCTGACCGAGCTGGACGAGGGCATTCGCGAAGATGTCATCGAAGTTCTGTCGCCCGAGGTTCTGTCCGACGCCGTGCGCGACATGGAGTCCGACGACGTTGTCGATCTGATCGAGGATCTGGACGCAGGCCAGCAAGAAGCGATCCTCGACGTTCTGGAAACCGCTGATCGGGCGGCGGTTGAACTGGCGATGTCCTGGCCGGAAAACTCGGCCGGGCGTCTGATGCAGCGCGAGGTGGTCAGCGCGCCGGAACACTGGGACGTCGGGCAGGCGATTGACCACATGCGTGCCTCGGACGATCTGCCCGAAGCCTTCTATCACGTGGTGCTGGTCGATCCCCGGTTTCACCCGTCGGGTCACGTGACGCTTGGCAAGTTGATGTCATCGCCGCGCAAGGTGCGGCTACGCGACATTACCGAGGACGGGTTTCGCACCATTCCGGCCGATCAGGACGAAGAAGATGTGGCCTATGCGTTCAATCAGTATCACCTGATCTCGGCCCCCGTGGTGGATGCCGACGGGCGGCTGGCCGGTGTCATCACCATTGATGACGCGATGATCGTGCTGGATGAGGAGCATGAGGAGGATATCCTGCGCCTCGCCGGGGTCGGTGATGAGCGTCTGGCCGACAGGACGCTGGCAATTGCACGGCGGCGGTTTCCCTGGCTGTTCGTCAATCTGGTGACGGCGATCCTCGCCAGTCTGGTGATTGCGCAGTTCGAGGCAACCATCGCTGCGATTGTGGCGCTTGCGGTGCTGATGCCGATTGTCGCCTCGATGGGGGGGAATGCGGGCACGCAGTCGATGACGGTGGCGGTGCGCGCCTTGGCAACGCGCGACCTGACGCGGGCGAATGCGCTGCGGGTGATCCGGCGCGAGGTGGTGGCCGGGCTGCTGAACGGGCTGGTGTTTGCCGTGGTGATGGGGGTGATCGGAGTGATCTGGTTCGGCACGCCGATGCTGGGCGTAGTTATCGGGGCGGCGATGGTGATCAATCTGGCCGTGGCGGGGCTGGCCGGGGTGGTGGTGCCACTGACGCTGGACCGCCTCGGGATTGACCCGGCGCTGGCGTCGGGGGCGTTTGTGACCACGGTGACGGATGTGGTCGGGTTCTTTGCATTCCTGGGCTTGGCGGCGGCATGGTTGATCTGA